Within the Sphingobium baderi genome, the region GAACAGGGAGGCCGCCCTTACGAGGTTGCTCGATGGAGTTGTGGTCGAGTGATCCCTGCCTCCGCCGGGGAACTCCAGCGCAATGGCCTGGGCTAAGGTTTGTCCCGGCGCCGCAAAGCTCTCTTGCGTTGCCCGGTGGTTCGGCATCATCTTCCTCATCGAACAGGAGGAACTGGCAAATGAACGATGTGGGTCGACAGACGATAACGCTCGATGACATCGAGGAGCATGAAACGGCACGCTGGATCGACGAACAGCTCGACCGGATCGAACGTCTCGTCCGCGAGCATGGAGCTGACGACGAGATGCTGGAAGCGATCAGTTACTTGCGCGAGGATAATGAGAGTTGGGTTCCGTCTGAAGTCGAGGAACTTGATCGATCGGGCAGGCTGCTGGTGCCTCGTGAGCGAGGAGACAGCCACTGATCCTGCCCCGGAGGCTGGATACCCTATAGTCTGGGGCAGCCTTTCCCCGGGCACTGCTGCGTTGCGCGTTCTTGACCACCTCCATGTGCTGTGGCACAAACCCGGCAGTTCATCAGAGGGCAGGGCCGCCTGAACGCCGATACCGGCATTCGATGACTTGGATAGTTCCAACGTCATTGAAAGCTCCGGCCCGTGTTTCGCCTTTTCCCTTATCAGCACTATCATGCCCCGGTTGATCTGGCGGCTGGCATCCGTTCGCCCGCGTGCTTTGAAAGCGGGGCGATGCGTCCGTTCGGTGCCGCGCCGGTGCCCTTGGCGCGTTCATCGCTTCCTCCCCCCTCACGCGCTCCGCCGCCAATAGCAGCATGGTGAGATGGGCTGTGCAGGCCTTCTCCACCCCTACCGATGCGGTGACATCGAACGCTGATAATGCTGCCTTCGATCATCCCGCCACGCACGGCTGCACGGCGTATCATCCTCTTCGAACGCTGCCGGGCAGCCAGAAGATCCATGCTGAAAAGAGGCAGGATATGAAGATCAACATCAAATGCAGGAAGGGCGCGCTAACGGCCCAGCCCCTGCCGGGCACCAAGCCCGACCAGATTGTCGCCATGCCCGTCGAACTGCTGACGGTGCGCGAGGCCGCGAGCATTGCCCGGGTATCGGAACCCACCATTCGCCGCTGGCTTCGGTGCGAAGGGCTTCCCCGCTTTGGTTCCAAGGGCCGGGTCAGGATCGACAAGGCGGACCTCGTGAAGTTCCTTAAAGGCGAGGGTGCCTGATCCTTGTGAATACCCCAAATAACTATAGCCAGGGAATAATATATATGGGGTTTCACAATTTTCCATGATTGAGCAAAGGTAATTAACAATGACCAATAATGCTCATAACAAGGTAAAATCAGGGCTAAATGAATTGCTCCTGACATTTGCAGATTTGAGCGCATATTTGATCAAAAGTGATCGCCCTCATACCGAAGTGATCTTTTTGTGTTCCGCGCTGAGGGTAGCCGACCGACTGATCGGTCATGGCGTGATGGATACTCCCGCTGACCAGCGCCAAGTCTTCGCACGGTTGGAAGAGCTATCACCGGCCATGGCCAATATGTCGGAAGGGTCCTATGCCAACTTCAAGTCACGGATACGCAAGGTGTTCCGTTTGGCCCATGGCAGGGCGTTCAACCCACGGTCGCGTTACCCGCTCACCGGGGAATGGGGAGCCTTGCAGGCAACTCTCGATGTCAGGACGCAACGCTCCACATCCCGTCTGTTTCACTTCGCAGCCCGTCACGGCGTTCTGCCAGAGCAGATGTCTGACGCCCTGCTTGAGCGCTTCGTGGCCCATCTGCGCGATGAGGCGATGATCGGCAATTGGCTAGGAACGCTCCGGGAAAATATCAAGGTCTGGAACAGGCTGGCTGCTTCGCGGGACGATCTTCCGTTTCTGATGCCGCCTCCGGTTAAGCGGACTCCTTATTGGATAGCATTTGAGGAATGGCCAGAAGGGCTGCGTGAAGAAGTGATGGCCCTGCTTCACAGGTTTGCCAATCCGAATATTTTCATGGGCCGGAAAGTCAGGAAGCTCTCGCCAAATACGGTGCAGCAGTATCGTCACATGATTGCCACTCTGGTTTCGGCCATGGTCGGTGATGGAGTTCCGCTCGCGCGCCTGAACAGCTTGGCTGTTGCTCTGCATCCCGATCATGTTGCGCGGGCGCTTGCGTTTCTCGCCGCACGTGGCGGAGGTATCGTAACTGCGACCATGATGCAGATGATGATCCGTGTTCGGGTTATTGCTGGCATGTGCAATTTGCCGGAGGAACAGCGGGAAGAGCTTGAGGCCATTTCGTATAATCTGGAGGAAAACGCTCCGCCGGAACGCAAAAGGCGGTATATGGCCTCGAAAAACCGGGTGCTTCTGGACCGGATCGAGCATGACAAGCGGTTCGCCGCCCTCGTCTTTACGCTGCCTGATCGTCTCGCGAGCGAAGCCAGGGCAAAGGAGGACAAACGGTCTGCGCCCGCGCTGATGCGTACGGCGCTTGCCATCCATCTCCTCCTTACCTGTTCCATGCGGCGGGAAAATCTTGTCAATTTGGAGCGGGGCCGGTCGATCAAGCGGATCGGCCAGCCGCCGGATCATAAGTGGATCATCGATCTGACACCTGAAGAGGTGAAAAACGGACAGGAATTGCGGCATGAACTGGAAGGGCCGACCGTCGAATTGCTGGAGGAATATCTCGCCGATTGGCGTTCGCGGCTTTGCGCCAAGCCCAATTCCTGGCTTTTCCCCGGACCGGATGGGGAGAGGATAGACCCCAGGACCATGGCGGTCGCGGTGCAGGCGCAATCAAGGCGCGTGTTGGGCGTTGCCATCTCTCCTCACCAATTCAGGCATATTTCAGCCGACAGCTTCCTTCAGGCTCATCCTGACAAGCTCGATCAAATCAGTGAGCATCTGGGCCATCGCGACCGGAACACCACGCGCTACTATTATGCGCGCTCGAAACAGAAGCAGGCAAGCAGGGCCTATCGCAAGCATGTATTGAAGCTGCATGACGAGGCGACCCGCTATCTTGTCCGGCATGGCCGCAAGCGCAGGCATTCCGATGGGAGTGACGAGCTATGATGCCGCCATTATGCCTCAGGGTTGAGGATTGGCCATCCATCGACCAGCAGATATGGCGTGAAGCACGCATGCCGATGCGGTTCGACCGCCGTGCGCGGATCGCCGGAGGTTGGAGCGAAGCGCGTTGCAAGATCGTCTGTCAGGGATATGGTCAGTGGCTTTCCTGTCTCATCCGCTGGGGAGAGCTTGATCCCACGGAGCCTCCAGAAAGCCGGGTGACGCACGAACGGATCGAAACGTTCGTCACCGAGATTCAGGCACGGGTTGCACCTTGGTCGGTCGCGATGATGGTGCAGGCCACTCAGCGCATGCTGACGGTCATGGCTCCGGATCATGACTGGCACTGGCTGGATGCCGTGGTTGCCAACCTGAAGCGCCTTGCCCGACCTGCTCGCGATAAACGGCCCCATATGGTCGATCCCGTCCAACTCTATGGGCTCGGTATCGGCCTCATGACGGAAGCGCGGCGACGGGCAGCGGATGGAGACTATCATGCCGCGACCATGGGCCGCGATGGTTTGATCATTGCCACCCTGATCGCCTGTCCTGTCCGCATCGCCAACCTGACGATGATCGAGATCGGCCGCCATCTTTTAGCCGCCGAGGGTGCGTATATGCTGAGGTTCAGCGAAGAGGAGACCAAGACCGGGCGCGCGATCGAGGCCGAACTGCCGCCGCAACTGACGCCCTGGATCGACTTCTATCTGCGCGTCCATCGCCCGCGTCTGCTTGAACGCGGTGACGACAGGTCGACCCGCAATTTGTGGATCAACCGGTGGGGAACCCCGATGATCGAGCATGCGGTCCGTGATCAGATCAGGAAACGGACAGGCGATGCGTTCGGCAGGCATGTCTGGCCCCATCTGTTCAGGGCTATCGCGGCAACGGGTATGGTCGACCACGCGCCAGAGCAGGCCGCGCTGCTTCCCGATCTGCTGGGGCATGGCGATGAGCGGACGAGTAAGCGCCATTATGTGCTCTCTTCCGGCACGATGGCGCACAGGGCCGTGCAGTCGGTGATGCTCGATCTTCGTCGAGCTGCTGCTGGCTACCTCAGGTCTGGCGGACGAACATAAACGGGGTTAGGGGGTACACATAAATCCCCTTGGCCCAGGGTTACACATCTGGTATACACGAGATGTGATCACTTCAGGTAAGTGGTTGATTTTCTTGTGAGAGATAGCCAAGGATTAACTCCCCCTCGGCTCCACCAACCCTCCTGAAAGGGTTGTCGGAAAGAAAAACCATTGGAAAACAACGGGTTTTCACGGTTGCCTGTTACGTTTGTAACAGGAGCAGCGTAGCAATGTGTACGTATCTCGAACAGGTCGGTAGCACCTATTATTTCCGGCGCATGGTGCCCGCAGAATTGTGGGCGATCATCCGCACGAAAACCGGCAAGCCCCGGTCGGAATGGAAGATCTCCCTCAATATGAAAGACAGGGCGGAAGCGAAGCGCCTCCTGCTGGTTCGTATCCGGGCCACAGACGTTGAAATGGGCGCGGCCTGCCGCTTTGGCTAGGGGATTGAGAACCCTATGATGTCAGGACATGACGTCGACGTTTTGCGATCATTCGGCCGCTAGGTTGCGTGGCAAAGAGTAGCGAGAGCGGCGCTGATGCGAGGCTAACGGAGCCGAGGTAGGAACTTTTGCTCTTATCGTGGCGGGACGTGAGAACGGGGCTTTGTGGGCAGCAGGCGTGCTGAGGCTATAGATCGCACTATTGTGGAGCAGAAAAAATGAAGGCCGTGCATTAGCGCGACCTTCATTTCTGTGCGAACTGCTGCTTGGGAGCAGGTCAGAACTTGTAGCCGATCGTGGCTCCAAAGGTTTGCGGCGCGCCCTGGAACTTTATCGACTGACCTAACGACAAATAACCGTTGAACTGAGACACGTAATAATGCGTTTCCAACAAATTTTTGCCCCAAATGGATAGCTCAATACCATTATTTAGTTCCAGGCCGATCCGGCCGTTGAGCAATCCATAGCCCTTGAGTTTGCACTGCTGATTATACACAGCATAATCGGCGGCGCGCTTGGCGGCGGTGTCGGCCGGGTTCGTCGCGCTCGTTCCATAGGTCAGGTCGGGCGTATCGTTACACATCGCACGACTTCCCTGATAGGCATAATTCATGCTGGCAACGAGTTCGCCCCCTGAATAAGGAATACGTTGGGTGGCCGCCACATTATATATCCATTTTGGCGCCTGGAGCACTTCTTCGCCGCTACGGTCAATCGTCATACCGGTCACGCCGCTCACTCCTGTGAATGAACCCGCTTTATATTTTGACCAGAGGCGGGAAGCCGCGACATTCAGTTCCATGCCTTCCCAAGGTTGGGCGGTGGTTTCCAGTTCGATACCATGGGAACGGACCTTGCCCGCATTCTGGACGAATTGTGTCAGCGCGCCATTGGCGAACAGGTTTACAATGTTCTGGGCATCGTTGCGCCAGACGTAGAAACCGGCAAGATTAACGCGCAGGCGGCGATCCAGGAAATCACCCTTGAAGCCGATTTCCGCATCTTTCACTTTTTCAGGTTTGAAAGACCCAAATCCGGGCGGCGTTTGACGGGTGTTGAAGCCGCCGGCCATCGCGGCGCCGCCGGTCTTGGCATAGATGAACTTGCCGTCTCCCATTTGATAATCAAGGCCCAGTGTCCATGCGGGATATTTGAATTTGGCGCTCAGCGGCTGGGCACAAGCATCGCCTGCCACTGTTCCGGCATTGACCCCGACCTGACAGGTGCCAGGCTGCACCACGCGCACCGGGAAGCCGAGCGATGCGACGGGCGTGATGATATATTCCGGAGCCGAGGTCGCGTTGTTTATACCGCGCCGGACGATACTACGGGTATCCCAGGTATAACGAAAGCCCGCCGTCGCACGCAGCGAATCGGTCAACTCGTAATTTGCCTGGGCAAACAATGCTCGCGACGATGATTTGAAATTGGAAAAACCGAACGTCGATGGGGCAATCTGACCATTGGCATAATTCGGCCCAAACGCCGGATTAAGAGCGAGAAACTTTAGATCCGTCTTCTGGAAGGGATAGGATTCCGTTTGTTCATGGCCGCTTTCGCGGAAGTACATCCCGCCAAAAATCCAGTCGAGACGGTCAACCTTGCCTGAAATCTGCAACTCTTCGCTGAACTGCCGCTGCACATAATCGGACCCGTAGGAAATGACAGGCACGGGCGTGCCGTCAATATCGGCCTGATCGCCGGTGTTCGAATGCCGCCATGCCGTAATCGACTTGATCTGGGCGCCGCCGAGGTCGTATTCGATCGTGCCGCTCACGCCTTCCGCCCGGTTGTGATTCCATGGACTGTCAACATTGTCGCTACCAGTTTGCGGATTGCTATAGTTTCGATAGAAATTATTGCCCTGGGACTGAAGATACTGGCTTATATTCTGGCTAGCATAAAGGCCTGCAGATGCTCCGGTAGGATTGACTGCTGTCAGAGCAGAGTTGTTGTAGCTGTCCTTCGTACGAATAATATCGCCACGAATGATGATTTCCAGCGGCGATCCTGCGGGTGCGAAACGCAATGTGGCGCGCGCGTTGATGTCATGCTTGATCGTTTCAGGATCCACCGCGCGCAGAGGATTTTTCCCCAGAGGACCACGTTCCGAATAACGGCCCGCCACGCGAAGCGAGAGTTCGTCACCATTCAGCGGCAACGTGACGGCACCTTCAACCGAACGGAAATCGCGATTGCCCAGCGTGCCCCGTATATAGCCGGTCAGTTCACCGCCGGGGACGACAGTCGTCAAATTCAGCGCACCGCCTGTGGTATTGCGACCGAACAACGTCCCCTGGGTGCCGCGCAGCACTTCAGCTGACGCAAGATCCAGCAGGCCGAGATTTCCAATCATCGGACGGCCATAATAAACACCATCGACATAGATGCCCACGGCAGCATCCGTTGCCGAATTCGGTGAATTTTGGGCATTGCCGCGAATAGCGACATAGGCAAGGCCTGAGTTGCCGGTGCCTCCGATCTGGATGGAAAGGCTGGGCGCCGCCTGTACGATCTGGGCGACGCTGGTAATTTGCCTCTGCTGCAAGGCGGTGGTGTCAAGCGCGGTTACGGCGACCGGCGTGGTCTGAAGATTTTCGCTGACCTTTCGGGCCGTGACGACAATCTCGCGAATGCCTCCCTGATCCTCGTCCACTGCTCCCGCTTGCGCTGCCGCAGGCGCGATCGACAATAGTCCAAGCGATAATATAGTTGTGGCGAAAAGAGTGCTTTTTTCAATATAAATATTCATTATTTTACCTCCCACTACAAATTAATATTTAGATCATTGGTCGTTACGAATATTTTCGTTGACGATATTATGCCTTTGCCAGGGGCCCAATCGCTTCCGGCACTTCAATGAAATCAAGGAAACCGCGCGCCTCCGGCTCGCGCCAAAATAGGCAAGCCGGAGGCTCACATCGCTTTGCAGCATCTTTGGCTCAGATGAGCGGCCTAAAGGTCACTTATCTCCTTGCTACCGTCTGTAATTTGGCGCTTCTCCGGTCACGCTATCGGGGGAGATCCCAGTTGCGGCAGTGCGGCCTCGACAGCACGTGCCACACGAAGGACGGTCGCTTCGCTGCCCCACTGCCCCAAAATCTGAAGACCCACCGGCAATCCGCGCACAAGTCCACAAGGCACCGTTACAGCGGGATAGCCCATGGTATTCGCGATAAAGGTGAAATCGGTGCCCATATACATATTGTCATAAGGGATCGCCCAGCCGGACGGCACCGAGGGCGCGACCGTAAGCATCGTCGGCGAACAGATAACGTCATGCTTGGCGAAGATCGGATCAAGTTGCCCATGCAATTCCTTATCACTGGGCAAGCCATTGAGGTTGGGTGGAAACTTGCTCATCAGGCGCTGCGGGGGCGACAGCAGTCCACTATGCTCCGCCAGGAATTTCTTGATCGGCGGAAGCTCGAAGCAGGGAATGCCGGTGACACTGCTCTCGATCAGCCATTTTTCCATCATGCTGGTATCCGGTACGTCGCCTACGGGGTCCATCTCGAATCCGCCCTGCCCGACCGCCCGCTGAAGGTCGGCCAGCAAGTCGCCATTGCCCCAAGGATGCGAAATCAGAGCCGTCGACATCGTGACGTCGGCTCCCGCTCCTGCGAGCGCATGTGCGGCCAATTGAGCCGAGGCAAGAACCGCCGGATCGGGCTTTAGCCTGCCGAAATCGGGTGACCATGCGACCCTCATGCCACGCACGCCTGTTTCGAGCCCGGTTAGCCCGTCTGGGGCGGGGGTTTGAATGGCCCGGCTCATTCGCGGGTCGGGTCCGGAGATAATCTGTAGCACCACCGCCGCGTCGCGCACCGACCGCGCCATCGGTCCTGCGCTTCCCCGCAGGCCGCAGTGAAAACCTCCATAGCCGGGAACGCGCCCAAATGTCGGCAGGACACCGACGAGGCCGCATAATGAGGCAGGGATGCGGGTCGAGCCGCCACCATCCGTTCCGATCGCGACAGGCACCATGCCAGCCGCCACTGCGGCTCCGCTGCCGCCACTCGATGCCCCTGGAATGCGCGAAGTATCCCATGAGTTGACGGCTTCCCCCGCCACATAGGATTTCGAGCGGGGCCATGCCGCGAATTCGGGCATGTTCGTCGTTCCCACGATGATCGCGCCGGCGGCGCGGAGGCGTTCGACGATCGTGCCGTCAAAGCTCGGCCGGAAATTGGCAAACACCTGTGAGCCGCATGTCGAGGGCAGCCCCTTCGCCCAGATCTGGTCCTTTATCCCCATCGGCACACCATGCAGGGGCCCCAGCGGCTTACCATTAGCCACTGCCTTGTCGGCCTCGCGCGCTGCGCGGCGGGCACCGTCAGGATCGACATGAACAAAGGCGTGGAGCAACGGATTCAGCCGTTCGATCCGCGCCAGGAAATGGTTGGTGACTTCCAGCGCGGAGACTTCCTTTTTGGCTATCATGTCGCGCAAACGCGTCGCGGGCAGCCAGGTAAGTTCATCGCCGGTCGATGTGGCCGCCCGCGCGACGTTCCCCAGGAGAGGTGCGGTGGCCGCACAGGCCATGCCGCCCAACATCAAGCGCCGGGAAATGTTGATGTTGATGCCGCTATCCCTGTCGTCCTTACCCATCACCCGCTCCTCGAATCTAATTAACAAACCTATTTATCCCCATTAAATTTGAGTTTGTCGATATGATTGTTGCAATAACATACCTAATTAAATGGCTGTTTACGGCGCCGGGATGCGCTTGGGCGAGAAGGAAGAGGCGCGGATCCGTTGCCTTTCAAGCGCATGAGAGGGTAATGGTTGCGCGGGATGTTGCCGATCCGGATTTGGAAAATGCGTTGAAAGGAAGCGTCATTTGGCTGAAGCGAAAGCGGCGGTACTGGCCCGTCAGATTGCCCAGGACCAGGCAAGGTCGGGATTGCAGGCCGGCTCGCTCTTCGGTTCAGCCACGCAATTAAGGGCCCGATATGGGGTGACCGAGGCGATGCTGCGCCAAGCGGTGCTTCTGCTGGAAGAAAAAGGCATCGCCTTTTCACGCCGCGGCGTGGGCGGGGGGATTATCATCGGTGCCCCCGATAGCAGTTCCGCCGCGCGC harbors:
- a CDS encoding helix-turn-helix domain-containing protein encodes the protein MKINIKCRKGALTAQPLPGTKPDQIVAMPVELLTVREAASIARVSEPTIRRWLRCEGLPRFGSKGRVRIDKADLVKFLKGEGA
- a CDS encoding site-specific integrase; this translates as MDTPADQRQVFARLEELSPAMANMSEGSYANFKSRIRKVFRLAHGRAFNPRSRYPLTGEWGALQATLDVRTQRSTSRLFHFAARHGVLPEQMSDALLERFVAHLRDEAMIGNWLGTLRENIKVWNRLAASRDDLPFLMPPPVKRTPYWIAFEEWPEGLREEVMALLHRFANPNIFMGRKVRKLSPNTVQQYRHMIATLVSAMVGDGVPLARLNSLAVALHPDHVARALAFLAARGGGIVTATMMQMMIRVRVIAGMCNLPEEQREELEAISYNLEENAPPERKRRYMASKNRVLLDRIEHDKRFAALVFTLPDRLASEARAKEDKRSAPALMRTALAIHLLLTCSMRRENLVNLERGRSIKRIGQPPDHKWIIDLTPEEVKNGQELRHELEGPTVELLEEYLADWRSRLCAKPNSWLFPGPDGERIDPRTMAVAVQAQSRRVLGVAISPHQFRHISADSFLQAHPDKLDQISEHLGHRDRNTTRYYYARSKQKQASRAYRKHVLKLHDEATRYLVRHGRKRRHSDGSDEL
- a CDS encoding site-specific integrase, producing MMPPLCLRVEDWPSIDQQIWREARMPMRFDRRARIAGGWSEARCKIVCQGYGQWLSCLIRWGELDPTEPPESRVTHERIETFVTEIQARVAPWSVAMMVQATQRMLTVMAPDHDWHWLDAVVANLKRLARPARDKRPHMVDPVQLYGLGIGLMTEARRRAADGDYHAATMGRDGLIIATLIACPVRIANLTMIEIGRHLLAAEGAYMLRFSEEETKTGRAIEAELPPQLTPWIDFYLRVHRPRLLERGDDRSTRNLWINRWGTPMIEHAVRDQIRKRTGDAFGRHVWPHLFRAIAATGMVDHAPEQAALLPDLLGHGDERTSKRHYVLSSGTMAHRAVQSVMLDLRRAAAGYLRSGGRT
- a CDS encoding DUF6538 domain-containing protein, with product MCTYLEQVGSTYYFRRMVPAELWAIIRTKTGKPRSEWKISLNMKDRAEAKRLLLVRIRATDVEMGAACRFG
- a CDS encoding TonB-dependent receptor is translated as MNIYIEKSTLFATTILSLGLLSIAPAAAQAGAVDEDQGGIREIVVTARKVSENLQTTPVAVTALDTTALQQRQITSVAQIVQAAPSLSIQIGGTGNSGLAYVAIRGNAQNSPNSATDAAVGIYVDGVYYGRPMIGNLGLLDLASAEVLRGTQGTLFGRNTTGGALNLTTVVPGGELTGYIRGTLGNRDFRSVEGAVTLPLNGDELSLRVAGRYSERGPLGKNPLRAVDPETIKHDINARATLRFAPAGSPLEIIIRGDIIRTKDSYNNSALTAVNPTGASAGLYASQNISQYLQSQGNNFYRNYSNPQTGSDNVDSPWNHNRAEGVSGTIEYDLGGAQIKSITAWRHSNTGDQADIDGTPVPVISYGSDYVQRQFSEELQISGKVDRLDWIFGGMYFRESGHEQTESYPFQKTDLKFLALNPAFGPNYANGQIAPSTFGFSNFKSSSRALFAQANYELTDSLRATAGFRYTWDTRSIVRRGINNATSAPEYIITPVASLGFPVRVVQPGTCQVGVNAGTVAGDACAQPLSAKFKYPAWTLGLDYQMGDGKFIYAKTGGAAMAGGFNTRQTPPGFGSFKPEKVKDAEIGFKGDFLDRRLRVNLAGFYVWRNDAQNIVNLFANGALTQFVQNAGKVRSHGIELETTAQPWEGMELNVAASRLWSKYKAGSFTGVSGVTGMTIDRSGEEVLQAPKWIYNVAATQRIPYSGGELVASMNYAYQGSRAMCNDTPDLTYGTSATNPADTAAKRAADYAVYNQQCKLKGYGLLNGRIGLELNNGIELSIWGKNLLETHYYVSQFNGYLSLGQSIKFQGAPQTFGATIGYKF
- a CDS encoding amidase; this encodes MGKDDRDSGININISRRLMLGGMACAATAPLLGNVARAATSTGDELTWLPATRLRDMIAKKEVSALEVTNHFLARIERLNPLLHAFVHVDPDGARRAAREADKAVANGKPLGPLHGVPMGIKDQIWAKGLPSTCGSQVFANFRPSFDGTIVERLRAAGAIIVGTTNMPEFAAWPRSKSYVAGEAVNSWDTSRIPGASSGGSGAAVAAGMVPVAIGTDGGGSTRIPASLCGLVGVLPTFGRVPGYGGFHCGLRGSAGPMARSVRDAAVVLQIISGPDPRMSRAIQTPAPDGLTGLETGVRGMRVAWSPDFGRLKPDPAVLASAQLAAHALAGAGADVTMSTALISHPWGNGDLLADLQRAVGQGGFEMDPVGDVPDTSMMEKWLIESSVTGIPCFELPPIKKFLAEHSGLLSPPQRLMSKFPPNLNGLPSDKELHGQLDPIFAKHDVICSPTMLTVAPSVPSGWAIPYDNMYMGTDFTFIANTMGYPAVTVPCGLVRGLPVGLQILGQWGSEATVLRVARAVEAALPQLGSPPIA